In a genomic window of Helianthus annuus cultivar XRQ/B chromosome 10, HanXRQr2.0-SUNRISE, whole genome shotgun sequence:
- the LOC110883637 gene encoding uncharacterized protein LOC110883637, translating into MNTDAITRDDASTIPQLFESFPTVENLSVYLSAIESFSQYGVPRVLRASMVHIKHAYIDNMSFVPAYGLQIVLFLIRSSPNLEKLKLKILEDPAFVESRGCSFRSEDYPEILLEHLKVLEIFYLSNEKPQIDFVQFVIARSSVLEKVRIILFDAIDDDEELEISEILLGFARASPVVEITVEKEVFRLYLHTY; encoded by the exons ATG AATACTGACGCTATCACACGTGATGACGCTTCCACTATCCCACAGCTTTTTGAGTCTTTCCCCACGGTTGAAAATTTGTCTGTCTATCTCTCCGCTATTGAG TCTTTTTCTCAATATGGTGTTCCCCGCGTGCTTCGAGCTTCAATGGTTCACATCAAACACGCATATATAGATAATATGAGTTTCGTACCAGCGTACGGGTTGCAAATCGTTCTTTTTCTGATTAGAAGCTCTCCTAACCTGGAAAAGCTCAAGCTCAAG ATTTTGGAGGATCCGGCTTTTGTTGAATCTCGGGGATGCTCTTTTAGATCCGAAGATTATCCAGAGATTTTGTTGGAGCATCTCAAGGTTTTAGAGATTTTTTATTTGAGCAATGAGAAACCACAGATTGATTTCGTACAGTTTGTCATTGCCAGGTCATCTGTACTGGAAAAGGTGAGGATAATTCTGTTTGATGcgattgatgatgatgaagagttGGAGATTTCTGAAATTCTCTTGGGGTTCGCACGTGCATCACCTGTGGTGGAAATCACTGTTGAAAAAGAAGTCTTTAGACTTTACTTGC